The sequence TGATCTTGGCGAAACTGCGCCGGGTCTGCGGATCGCTGGTGCTCTCGTCGAGCAAGGCGTGGACGATCGCCCGCACGCCGGCCTCGCCACCGAGCGCATCGTAGGTACGGGACTCCGCCGCCCGTGCGGCAGGCATCAAGCACAGCACCGCCGCGGCCGTTATGCCCAGCATCACTCCTACACCGGGCACCCGCCGCCCGATTTCGCAGCTCTTCACGCCATGCGCTCCATGTCTCTCCCGCCTCCCCGCCACCCGAGGCGTCATTCCCACATGCGCTGCTTATCGGCCCTGTCGATCGCAGCCTTGAGTCTTGCCGCCTTCGCCCAGGAAACCCCGCGACTCGCCCCCGGCGATCGCCTTCCCGCGACCGGAGGCGTTGCCCAGCTTGAAGGAGCGGGCGGTGGTGGCCTCGTGCCATGGGCCTTGATCACCGGCTACGGTACTCGCGATCAGGTCGGCGGCGGCGCCCATTTCACAAGGGTTGACACAGGGGACTTCCGGCTCGACAGCGCGGGGTTCGCGCTCGGACTCTTCGATCGCGCCGAACTGTCGTATGCGCGCCAGCATTTCAACCTCGGCGACACAGTGCCGGGCGAGCAGATCGACATGGACATCTTCGGCGCGAAGTGGCGCCTGCTCGGCGACGCGGTCTTCGACCAGGATCGCTGGTGGCCACAGGTCGCCGTTGGCCTGCAGTACAAGCGCAACCAGGACTACGCGCTCGTGCCCAAGGCACTGGGTGCCGAGCGCGGCTCCGACTGGGACGCCTACCTCGCCGCCACCAAGGTCTGGCTTGACGGCCCTTTCGGCCGCAGCCTGCTTGCCAACCTCACCCTGCGCGCCACCCGCGGCAACCAGATGGGGCTGCTTGGCTTCGGCGGCGACCGCAGCGACCGCTACAAGCTGATGCCCGAGGCCTCCCTGGGTGTCTTCCTGACTGACCGGGTCGTGCTGGGCGCCGAGTACCGGACCAAGCCGGACAATCTCTCCGCCTTCAAGGAAGACGACTTCCAGGACGCCTTCCTCGCCTGGTTCCCCAGCAAATGGGTCTCGGTGACTGCCGCCTGGGCTGGCCTGGGCAACATCGCCAACAAGGCCGACCAGCAGGGCTGGTACCTGTCGCTGCAGCTCACGCACTAGCGGCGCGGCGGTGATGTCCCACAACGCAGGCGGCCAGACAGGCAGGACGGGGCTCCCGGGCCTGCGGTAAACTGCCGGGCTTGCGCGCCAGCAATGGCGCCATCGCCGCGCACGGTTCGCGGCCCGACCCGCAGCCAGCGCCGACGCCAGCCTGCCGGACCGGCGAGCCGTTCGATGTCCCGTTTCGACGCCCCCTTTCGACGCCCCGTTTCGGCGTCCCTTACTCGCGCCAGTTTTCGCGGCCGATCACGCAGCCAAGTCCGACATGAGCCAACGCCAGATCTTCGTCACCACCGCCCTGCCCTATGCCAACGCGGCCTTCCATATCGGCCACATCATGGAATACACCCAGGCCGACATCTGGGTGCGTTACCAGCGCATGCGCGGCAACACGGTGCACTTCGTCTGCGCGGACGACGCCCATGGCGCGCCGATCATGCTCAAGGCCGAGGCCGAGGGCATTACGCCGCAGCAACTGGTGGCCAACATCGCCGCCGGCCGGCCGCAGTACCTCAACGGTTTCCACATCGGCTTCGACAACTGGCATTCCACCGACTCGCCGGAGAACGTCGAGCTCTCGCAGGACATCTATGTGCGCCTGCGCGAGGCGGGCTTCATCGATCGGCGCGTGATCGAGCAGTTCTTCGACCCCGTCAAGTCGATGTTCCTGCCGGACCGCTACATCAAGGGCGAATGCCCGCGTTGCGGCACCAAGGACCAGTACGGCGACAACTGCGAATCCTGCGGCGCGGTGTATGCACCGACCGAGCTGAAGAACCCGTACTCCGCGCTGTCCGGCGCCACGCCGGTGATCAAGCAGTCGGAACACTTCTTCTTCCGCCTCTCCGACCCGCGTTGCGTGGAGTTCCTGCGCGGCTGGACCCAGCAGGGTCGCCTGCAGCCGCAGATCGCCAACAAGGCGCGCGAATGGCTGGACTCGGGCGACGGGCTGGCCGACTGGGACATCTCGCGCGACGAGCCCTACTTCGGCATCCCGATCCCCGATGCGCCGGGCAAGTACTTCTACGTCTGGCTGGACGCGCCGGTGGGTTACCTCGCCAGCCTCAAGAACCACTTCGCCAAGCAGGGTGGCGACGTCGCCGCCTTCCTCGCCGATCCGGGCACCGAGCAGGTGCACTTCATCGGCAAGGACATCGTCTATTTCCACTGCCTGTTCTGGCCGGCGATGCTGCATTTCGCGGGCACCCCGTACAAGGTGCCGGACAACGTCTTCGTCCACGGCTTCATGACGGTCAATGGCGAGAAGATGTCCAAGTCGCGCGGTACCGGCATCTCGCCGCTGCGCTACCTGGACCTGGGCATGAATGCGGAATGGCTGCGCTACTACATCGCCGCCAAGCTCAATGCCAACGTCGAGGATGTGGACTTCACCGCCGAGGACTTCCTCGCGCGGGTGAACTCGGACCTCATCGGCAAGTACGTGAACATCGCCAGCCGTTGCGCGGGCTTCATCACCAAGCGCTTCGAAGGTGCGCTCACCCAGGACTTCGGTGATGAAGGCGCGACGCTGCTCAAGGCGATCGCCGATGCGCGCGAGGCAGTCGGCAGCGCGCTCGACGGCCGCGAATATTCCAAGGCGATCCGCGAAATCATGGCGCTCGCCGACCGCACCAACGAATACGTGAACGCCAACGCGCCCTGGGAACTCGCCAAGCAGGCCGGCCGCGAGGCGGACCTGCACCGCGTCTGCAGCGTGGCGCTCAACGCCTTCGCGCGGCTGACCCGCATGCTGGCGCCGGTGATGCCGGCGACCGCGGCCAAGGTGGCGCAGCTCCTCAACCACGATCTCTCGCGCTGGGACGATGAAGCCCTCGTCGCGCGCATCAACCCCTACGAGCACCTGATGACCCGCGTCGATCCCAAGCAGCTGGACAACCTCTTCGACAAGCCGGCGGCCGAAGCCACGCTGCCGCCCGCGCCGGCACCTTCGCAGCAGAAGAACGCGCAGCAGCAGACGCATTCGGACAAGGCCTCGGCCGAGGACGCCGCAAAGGACTTCGAACCCTTCATCAGCATCGACGACTTCGGCAAGGTGGATCTGCGCATCGCGAAGATCGTCTCGGCCGAACACGTGGAAGGGGCCGCCAAGCTGCTCAAGCTCCAGCTCGACATCGGCGAGGACAAGCCGCGCCAGGTCTTCGCCGGCATCAAGTCGGCCTACGATCCGGCAACCCTGGTGGGCCGCCTCACGGTGATGGTCGCGAACCTCGCGCCGCGCAAGATGAAGTTCGGCATGAGCGAAGGCATGGTGCTGGCCGCCTCCGACGAGAAGGGCGAAGTGCCGGGGCTCTTCATCCTCTCGCCCGACTCCGGCGCCACGCCGGGCATGCGGGTGCGCTGAGGCCGCCGGCATGGGTCCGCGTCGCGCCATCCGCCCCACGCCGCGCATCCTGATGTGGGCGGCGGTCGACATCGTCGGTGTGCTGCTGCTCGCGCTGGGCGCCGCTTATCTTGTACGCGGCCCCGGCTTCTTCTTCGAGCAGGTGCCCGACTCGACCCTGAGCGCGATCGTCTGCGTGGTGCTCGGGCTGGGCACCGTGTGCGTCGCAGCCGTGCGCATGCTCACCGAGGTGTTCAAGCAGATGCCGGACGCCGACGAATTGCGCTGAACGATGCTCGAAGCCCTGTTCGCACTACTCGGATTCCAGCTGCTCGGAGAAGCGATCGCCCACCTCCTGCATCTGCCGGTGCCCGGCCCGGTCATCGGCATGCTCGCGCTCTTCGGCGCCCTGCGCCTCTACCCGCAGGCGATTCCCCGCCTGCGCGGCGCGGCCGAAGGCCTGCACGCGCACCTGGCCTTGCTGTTCGTGCCGGCCGGCGTCGGCGTGGTGATGTTCCTGCCGCAGCTGGCCAAGGAATGGTTGCCCATCCTGGTGTCGCTGGTGGTGAGCACGATGGTCGGGATATTCGTCACGGCCTGGGTCGCGCGGCGACTGGCCGGCGACGCGCACGACGAGGAGAGCGGGAGCGAGGAGAGCGAGGATGCGTGACGACATCTTCCAGCTCTGGGTCTATCTCTCCACCTCGCCCCTCTTTGCGCTCACCGGGACGCTGGGCGCCTACGTGGTGGCGGTAGCGATCGCGCGCCGGCTCAAGTTCCATCCGCTCGCCAATCCCGTCCTGCTGGCCGTGATCTTCCTTTCGGTCGGCCTGCTGATCACCGGTGAGCCCTACTCGGAGTACTTCGCCGGCGCGCAGTTCGTGCACTTCCTCCTCGGCCCGGCGACGGTCGCCTTTGCGGTGCCGCTGGCCGCGATGTGGCACCGCCTGCACCGGATGCGGCTGGCGCTGGTTGTAGGCCTGCTCAGCGGTGGTGCGGCGGCGAGCGTCTCGGCCGTGCTGCTCGCCTGGGCGCTGGGCGCCAGCCGCGAAACCATCCTGGCCCTGATCCCGAAGTCGATCACTACGCCGATTGCCATGGGCATCACCCAGGCGATCCACGGACCGCCCTCGCTCACCGCCGTGTTCTGCATCGTCACCGGCATTTTCGGGGCCGCCGCGGGCCCGGCGCTGTTCAGCCGCTTCGGCGTGCGCTCGCGCGTCCTGCGCGGCTTCGCGCTGGGCACTGCGGCGCACGGCATCGGCACCGCGCGATCCTTCCAGGAGCATCCGGAATCCGGCGCCTTCGCAGGGCTCGCGCTGGGCCTGCATGGCACGCTCGGCGCGATCCTGATTCCGATTGTCGTGGCGGCGATCAGCGCATTGCTCTGAGGAGGCCCGGCATGAACACGCCAAAGAACGACTGCCTGCACTTGCGGATCCGAGGCGTGGTGCAGGGTGTGGGCTTCCGCTGGAGCACGGTGCGCGAGGCACGCAGCCTCGGCTTGCGGGGTTGGGTCCGCAACCGCACGGACGGCAGCGTGGAGGCCATCGCGGCCGGCCCCGCCGACGCACTCGCGGCCCTCGTCCGCTGGGCCCATCGCGGACCGCCCGCGGCGCGCGTGGCCGAGGTAATCAGCGAAGCGGTGGCCGACCCCGGCGACCTGCCCCTGCCCTTCGAGGAACACCGCAGCGCATGAGGCTGTCGCGGCCCCTCGCGGTTTGACGCTCTCCCGGCCCTGATCGATACTCGTCAGTTCGCCCGGCGCCCGACCGGGTGCTCCGATTTTCCCGCGCGGACGGTTCCCGTCCGCCATCCCCCACTGGAGAAAAACATGGCTGTCCTCGTCGGCAAGCAAGCGCCCGATTTCGTCGCCGC is a genomic window of Niveibacterium sp. SC-1 containing:
- the metG gene encoding methionine--tRNA ligase, with the translated sequence MSQRQIFVTTALPYANAAFHIGHIMEYTQADIWVRYQRMRGNTVHFVCADDAHGAPIMLKAEAEGITPQQLVANIAAGRPQYLNGFHIGFDNWHSTDSPENVELSQDIYVRLREAGFIDRRVIEQFFDPVKSMFLPDRYIKGECPRCGTKDQYGDNCESCGAVYAPTELKNPYSALSGATPVIKQSEHFFFRLSDPRCVEFLRGWTQQGRLQPQIANKAREWLDSGDGLADWDISRDEPYFGIPIPDAPGKYFYVWLDAPVGYLASLKNHFAKQGGDVAAFLADPGTEQVHFIGKDIVYFHCLFWPAMLHFAGTPYKVPDNVFVHGFMTVNGEKMSKSRGTGISPLRYLDLGMNAEWLRYYIAAKLNANVEDVDFTAEDFLARVNSDLIGKYVNIASRCAGFITKRFEGALTQDFGDEGATLLKAIADAREAVGSALDGREYSKAIREIMALADRTNEYVNANAPWELAKQAGREADLHRVCSVALNAFARLTRMLAPVMPATAAKVAQLLNHDLSRWDDEALVARINPYEHLMTRVDPKQLDNLFDKPAAEATLPPAPAPSQQKNAQQQTHSDKASAEDAAKDFEPFISIDDFGKVDLRIAKIVSAEHVEGAAKLLKLQLDIGEDKPRQVFAGIKSAYDPATLVGRLTVMVANLAPRKMKFGMSEGMVLAASDEKGEVPGLFILSPDSGATPGMRVR
- a CDS encoding LrgB family protein translates to MRDDIFQLWVYLSTSPLFALTGTLGAYVVAVAIARRLKFHPLANPVLLAVIFLSVGLLITGEPYSEYFAGAQFVHFLLGPATVAFAVPLAAMWHRLHRMRLALVVGLLSGGAAASVSAVLLAWALGASRETILALIPKSITTPIAMGITQAIHGPPSLTAVFCIVTGIFGAAAGPALFSRFGVRSRVLRGFALGTAAHGIGTARSFQEHPESGAFAGLALGLHGTLGAILIPIVVAAISALL
- a CDS encoding acylphosphatase translates to MNTPKNDCLHLRIRGVVQGVGFRWSTVREARSLGLRGWVRNRTDGSVEAIAAGPADALAALVRWAHRGPPAARVAEVISEAVADPGDLPLPFEEHRSA
- a CDS encoding DUF3034 family protein codes for the protein MRCLSALSIAALSLAAFAQETPRLAPGDRLPATGGVAQLEGAGGGGLVPWALITGYGTRDQVGGGAHFTRVDTGDFRLDSAGFALGLFDRAELSYARQHFNLGDTVPGEQIDMDIFGAKWRLLGDAVFDQDRWWPQVAVGLQYKRNQDYALVPKALGAERGSDWDAYLAATKVWLDGPFGRSLLANLTLRATRGNQMGLLGFGGDRSDRYKLMPEASLGVFLTDRVVLGAEYRTKPDNLSAFKEDDFQDAFLAWFPSKWVSVTAAWAGLGNIANKADQQGWYLSLQLTH
- a CDS encoding CidA/LrgA family protein yields the protein MLEALFALLGFQLLGEAIAHLLHLPVPGPVIGMLALFGALRLYPQAIPRLRGAAEGLHAHLALLFVPAGVGVVMFLPQLAKEWLPILVSLVVSTMVGIFVTAWVARRLAGDAHDEESGSEESEDA